GAACGCCGGGACGGGCAGGAACGCCGGGCGGTTCAGCACGTCGGCCAGGACCTCGGTGAACTCGGCGTTCGTCGTCGGGTTGGGGGCGGTGACGTTGTAGGCGTCGTTGGCGTCCTCGTTGGCGATCGCCCACCGGACGGCCCCCGACACGTCGTCGATGGCGACCCACGGCCACCACTGCTCGCCCGACCCGAACCGGCCACCTGCACCGAGCCTGAACAGCGGCAGCATCTTCTGCAGCGCACCGCCCGAGGGGTCGAGCACGATCCCGAACCGGGGATGCACCACCCGCACGCCGGCGTCGCGGGCGGGGTCGGCGGACTCCTCCCACACCTTCACGACCTCGGCCAGGAAGTCGTCGCCGGGAGGGGTCTTCTCGGTGATGACCTCATCGCCGCGGTTGCCGTACAGGCCGACCGCGCTCGCCGAGACCAGCACACGCGGACCCCCGTCGGCCCGGGCGACCGCCTCGGCGATCGTGGTCGTGCCCTGTCGGCGGCTCTCCATGATCCGCTGCTTCTGCTTGTCGGTCCACCGGCCGGCACCGATCGACTCCCCGGCCAGGTGCACGACGACGTCGATGCCGCGCAGGGCGGACGGGTCGAGCGGGCCCTCGGGGCGCCACTGGATCTCCCCGGCGCTGGCGTGGCGGCGCACCATCGGCACGACCTGGTGTCCGTCGGCGGTGAGGTCAGCGGACAGCCGCGAGCCGATCAGGCCGCTGGCTCCGGTCATGGCGATCTTCATGTGTGGGTCTCCGGGGGGTGGGGAGCGTGGGGCCGACAAGCGGGTCTGTGCCGGTGTCCGAGCACGACGCGTCGGCAAGGTTCGCACAGATCTACCCCGCACCGTGGAGGGGCATTCGTCCCGAGCGCTCGTGGCGCTACCATTCCCTGCCCCGCCCCCGTAGTCCAACCGGCAGAGACACACGACTCAAACTCGTGCCAGTGTGGGTTCGAATCCCACCGGGGGTACCCGTCGCCGACCGGAGCTCGTCACCGCATGCGCAATCCGTTCCCCTCTGCCCGTGACCGGGCGGCTCGGAAGCTGATGCGCATCCGGGGCAAGGTCGCCGACCTGGACCGCCAGCTGGCGGTCCTCGACGAACAGCTGATGTTCCTCAGCCAGGTCGAGTCCGACGCGCAGACCGATGCGGTCGTCGCCGGGCACGACGTGGCAGCTCGGGAACACCGCGCTGCACGGTCCGACCTGGACCGCACACGACGCCAACGAGACGAAGTCAAGGCCGCTCGGGACCGTCTGCTCCTGGAGCAGGACACCCTGCTGGAGCAGATGCTCGACTAGGCTGAGCGCTCGTCCACACCTACAGGGATTATCCACCGCATGACCGACGCTGCCGCCCCCATCCGGGTACTGATCGCCGAGGACGAGGCGCTGATCCGCCTCGACCTCAAGGAAATGCTGCTGGAAGAGGGCTTCGACGTGGTGTCGGAGGTCTCCGACGGGGCAACCGCCGTCCGCATGGCCCGCGAGCTGCGCCCGGACCTGTGCATCCTCGACCTGAAG
This genomic window from Euzebya rosea contains:
- a CDS encoding TIGR01777 family oxidoreductase — translated: MKIAMTGASGLIGSRLSADLTADGHQVVPMVRRHASAGEIQWRPEGPLDPSALRGIDVVVHLAGESIGAGRWTDKQKQRIMESRRQGTTTIAEAVARADGGPRVLVSASAVGLYGNRGDEVITEKTPPGDDFLAEVVKVWEESADPARDAGVRVVHPRFGIVLDPSGGALQKMLPLFRLGAGGRFGSGEQWWPWVAIDDVSGAVRWAIANEDANDAYNVTAPNPTTNAEFTEVLADVLNRPAFLPVPAFGPKLLLGELADALLFHSQRVEPARLLADGYAFAFPDLGPALRHVLGR